A genome region from Trichoderma asperellum chromosome 7, complete sequence includes the following:
- a CDS encoding uncharacterized protein (TransMembrane:1 (o15-32i)), whose translation MQHAEEAPRPTANNLNRYGIVLPLFFFSSYYSKKHTYLRIHRDTGHLELPQPPFSADCMRTHAPTFKCLMPPPIALGDSCKQRQKGQLLQLVVHIAFLPLS comes from the coding sequence ATGCAACATGCGGAAGAAGCACCACGACCAACTGCCAATAATTTGAATCGATATGGGATTgttctgcctcttttttttttttccagctaCTACAGCAAGAAACACACGTACCTTCGTATCCATCGAGATACGGGGCATTTGGAGCTACCCCAGCCTCCTTTCTCTGCTGACTGCATGCGCACACATGCTCCCACATTCAAATGCTTGATGCCGCCCCCAATTGCTCTTGGCGATTCATGCAAACAGCGACAAAAGGGCCAGCTGTTGCAGCTAGTAGTCCATATTGCCTTTTTGCCCCTGTCTTGA
- a CDS encoding uncharacterized protein (antiSMASH:Cluster_7.9) codes for MFSQPVSPTPPGLATSTVSPSPSRTSRLRGLSILRNYTHNHLLSRDNSHHAVNNSSSSGGSSPATSQSGNGLTRSVSYSPGATTTTTTTTTTTTTNAGPNRLTLVATSPDSARASQTRGANSSSAPSSPSAAQGNTSSSSSSASSSPAETPSTSADEHAAMAKSSEAGSGSADTQPSIRFSAYYDPRSTRPSLSFPPISRTLSNGTEIIRVGRYSERDNHALASVSGHQASAAPVGFKSKVVSRRHCEFWYENGKWYIKDVKSSSGTFLNHIRLSPPSQESKAFPVNDGDIVQLGIDFKGGEEMIFRCVKMRLELNRGWQNKPNTFNMAAHKRLRTMASSGGASASGSSSSQDCSICLNSIAPCQSLFVAPCSHTWHFKCVRALLTSPQYPIFICPNCRAGADLEADVEEPTEDWQNMEDFEDPEQPVPATVIHAPVPETEEEEEAESAFPSRPDEPVEATVQETDAMDVTVNITSAPSPTGSPTALHATSEPLPIRGAGRASHLRDSGTPSPPGGGAEGIITPRNNAGPWVFDGRAGRQPAGATAEMTSLDSAAEADITTHESSDDAASR; via the exons ATGTTTTCACAGCCGGTATCACCAACGCCGCCTGGCTTAGCGACGTCGACGGTTTCGCCCTCGCCTTCTAGAACCAGCCGTCTGCGCGGCCTGAGCATCCTGCGCAACTACACACACAACCACCTCTTGTCGCGTGACAACAGCCACCACGCCGTAaataacagcagcagcagcggtgggAGCTCGCCCGCGACAAGTCAGTCTGGCAACGGCCTGACACGCTCTGTGAGCTACTCTCCAGGCGCCACGACCACGACAACCACAACCACGACCACGACCACTACAAACGCCGGTCCCAACCGCTTAACTCTGGTGGCTACATCCCCAGACTCTGCCAGGGCATCGCAGACAAGAGGAGCAAACTCCTCTTCGGCTCCCTCCAGCCCCTCTGCCGCTCAGGGGAAcacctcttcatcctcctcctccgcctcctcaTCTCCCGCAGAGACGCCCTCGACTTCGGCCGACGAGCACGCAGCCATGGCGAAATCCAGCGAGGCTGGCTCCGGTTCTGCTGACACCCAGCCTTCTATTCGCTTCTCCGCATACTACGACCCTCGCTCTACCAGACCGTCGCTGTCATTCCCGCCCATCTCCAGAACCCTCTCAAACGGCACCGAAATCATCCGCGTTGGACGGTACTCTGAACGTGATAACCATGCCTTGGCCAGCGTGTCCGGCCACCAAGCCTCTGCGGCGCCGGTAGGCTTCAAGAGCAAGGTGGTCAGTCGACGACACTGCGAGTTCTGGTACGAGAATGGGAAGTGGTACATCAAGGACGTCAAGAGTTCTTCTGGCACCTTTCTCAACCATATCAGACTTAGCCCGCCCTCTCAGGAGAGCAAGGCATTCCCCGTTAATGACGGAGATATCGTCCAGCTAGGCATTGACTTTAAGGGTGGCGAAGAGATGATCTTCCGCTGTGTCAAGATGAGGCTGGAGCTGAATCGGGGATGGCAGAACAAGCCGAATACGTTCAA CATGGCCGCCCACAAGAGGCTACGCACCATGGCATCAAGTGGAGGAGCTTCCGCGTCAGGCTCAAGCTCCTCTCAGGACTGCTCCATATGCCTGAATTCGATTGCG CCCTGCCAATCTCTATTTGTCGCTCCCTGCTCTCACACCTGGCACTTCAAGTGCGTACGTGCCTTACTCACCTCACCGCAATatcccatcttcatctgtcCCAACTGCCGCGCGGGCGCCGACCTGGAGGCCGATGTCGAGGAGCCTACAGAAGATTGGCAGAACATGGAAGACTTTGAGGATCCCGAGCAGCCGGTGCCCGCTACGGTCATTCATGCACCTGTTCCTGAaactgaagaagaagaagaagccgaatCCGCTTTCCCCTCACGACCAGACGAGCCGGTAGAGGCGACGGTGCAAGAGACAGATGCCATGGACGTGACTGTCAACATTACTTCGGCCCCCAGTCCCACTGGCAGCCCGACGGCGCTTCATGCCACCTCCGAGCCGTTACCCATTAGGGGCGCTGGACGTGCTAGTCATTTGCGAGATAGCGGAACCCCGTCGCCACCAGGCGGCGGGGCTGAGGGAATCATCACACCGAGAAACAACGCTGGGCCATGGGTTTTTGACGGCAGAGCTGGCCGACAGCCGGCCGGCGCCACGGCCGAGATGACCAGCCTCGACTCGGCAGCAGAGGCTGACATCACCACACATGAGTCTAGCGACGATGCTGCCAGCCGATAG
- a CDS encoding uncharacterized protein (BUSCO:EOG092D0T1H), which produces MDTLHARADWERVGDKWFRKTEQYTAVFGQDLDLDGYIVTGAPYAGALALWRDDTKLQAHRMGQSTKPAIEIYSLAGKKLRNIAWDSGAIKGLGWSEEESLLVVAADGNVRCYDMQGDFSHFSLGNGADNYGVESCRFYDNGLVALLGNNTLVTVSSYTEPRPKLLASVPAGEIHSWGIIAPNHTLSRSVEVLLSIGSTVYVVDATDCEDRFLDVGPFSHISVSPNGGFVNLYGKNGKAHVISSDFQERLFEHNSNSNTPPKYVEWCGSDAIIAWEDEVHVIGPGDESSSYIYDSTRVHVISEHDGARLITNDFCEFLERVPDDTLQAFGAASESSPASILLDAVKQLELQSPKADDYIQLIRPNLTEAVDTCVNAAGREFDPQWQKRLLKAASFGKSVLDIYNSDEFVDMCETLRVLNAVRSFEIGMPLSFQQYHRLTPERLIQRLIQRHEYLLALKIAGYLKLPTDRIYVSWASTKVRIGAQDDDTICRLVVERLSGKPGISFEEIARAAHHEGRTRLATELLNHEPRGGRQVPLLLDMEEDDLALDKAIESGDTDLILFVLAKLKKKLPLASFFRVINVRPTATALVESAAQLEGDNTLLKDMYYQDDRRIDGANVFIRESLRQPDARTASDKLALAAKLLSESKDTAAEVYVLKETTQLLRAQEALDRDLTDSFSGLSVNETIFKLIRLGYHGKAKKIQSDFKVPEKVAWWIRLRALVAKREWGEIEDIAKAKKSPIGWAPFFNLTLQAGNPRLAAVFVPKCTGLEPGETITMYEKCGLRVKAAEEAVKLRDAAAYERVGGSTFKK; this is translated from the exons ATGGACACCCTTCACGCAAGAGCCGACTGGGAGCGCGTAGGGGACAAGTGGTTCCGCAAGACAGAGCAGTATACCGCCGTCTTTGGCCAGGACCTGGATCTCGATGGCTACATCGTGACGGGCGCCCCGTACGCCGGTGCTCTGGCACTATGGAGGGACGACACCAAGCTCCAAGCCCACAGGATGGGACAGTCGACGAAGCCGGCTATCGAGATCTACAGCCTGGCGGGGAAGAAGCTGCGGAACATCGCCTGGGACAGCGGGGCTATCAAGGGGCTGGGCTGGTCTGAGGAAGAGTCGTTGCTTGTTGTTGCGGCGGATGGCAATGTGAGGTGCTACGATATGCAGGGAGATTTCAGTCACTTCTCGTTAGGAAACGGGGCGGATAACTATGGGGTGGAGTCCTGCCG GTTTTACGACAACGGCCTAGTTGCCTTGCTGGGAAACAACACATTAGTGACGGTATCATCATATACAGAGCCACGGCCAAAGCTTCTTGCGTCTGTGCCAGCGGGTGAGATCCACTCATGGGGTATCATTGCACCAAACCACACGCTTTCTCGCTCGGTGGAAGTGCTACTCAGTATTGGGTCAACTGTTTACGTGGTCGACGCTACGGACTGCGAAGACAGATTCCTGGATGTTGGGCCCTTTTCACATATCAGCGTTTCGCCGAATGGCGGGTTTGTCAATCTCTATGGGAAGAATGGCAAGGCGCACGTCATATCGAGCGACTTCCAGGAGAGGCTATTCGAACACAACTCCAACTCAAATACCCCGCCCAAGTATGTGGAGTGGTGTGGTAGCGATGCTATCATTGCTTGGGAGGACGAGGTTCATGTTATTGGACCCGGGGATGAGTCTTCATCTTATATATACGACAGCACTCGGGTGCATGTTATATCTG agcacGACGGCGCTAGGTTAATAACAAACGACTTTTGCGAATTCTTAGAAAGGGTACCGGACGACACACTGCAAGCATTTGGCGCCGCCTCAGAATCATCCCCTGCATCCATCTTGCTTGATGCCGTTAAACAACTTGAGCTTCAATCCCCAAAGGCAGACGATTACATCCAGCTTATTCGGCCAAACCTGACTGAAGCTGTCGACACGTGTGTTAATGCCGCCGGTCGAGAGTTTGATCCCCAGTGGCAGAAGCGACTCCTGAAAGCTGCATCCTTTGGCAAATCGGTGCTAGACATTTACAACAGTGATGAGTTTGTCGATATGTGCGAGACACTACGGGTTCTCAACGCTGTGCGGAGCTTTGAAATTGGAATGCCCTTATCCTTCCAACAGTATCACAGGCTGACGCCTGAACGACTAATTCAACGACTAATTCAGCGGCACGAATATTTGCTAGCGCTAAAGATTGCCGGTTACTTGAAGCTTCCGACAGATCGCATCTATGTTAGTTGGGCATCTACTAAAGTCCGAATTGGCGCTCAAGACGACGATACCATCTGTCGATTGGTCGTGGAGAGACTGTCAGGGAAGCCAGGCATTTCTTTTGAAGAGATTGCAAGAGCGGCACATCACGAGGGCCGAACCCGTTTAGCCACAGAACTGCTGAATCACGAACCGCGTGGTGGAAGACAAGTTCCTCTTCTCCTAGAtatggaggaggatgatCTAGCTTTGGACAAAGCCATTGAAAGCGGCGATACTGACCTCattctcttcgtcctcgcaaagctgaagaagaagctacCACTAGCCTCATTCTTCCGAGTAATCAACGTTCGGCCAACAGCGACGGCACTGGTAGAATCTGCTGCCCAATTAGAAGGAGATAATACCCTTCTGAAAGACATGTACTACCAGGATGACAGGCGAATTGATGGCGCCAACGTTTTCATCCGTGAATCGCTCCGTCAGCCGGATGCGCGCACGGCATCCGAtaagctggcgctggcggctaAGCTTCTCTCAGAGTCAAAGGACACAGCGGCAGAGGTGTATGTGCTCAAGGAGACGACGCAGCTCCTTCGTGCGCAAGAGGCGCTAGACCGCGATTTGACAGACTCCTTCTCGGGACTTAGCGTCAACGAGACGATATTCAAGCTGATCCGGCTCGGGTATCACGggaaggcaaagaagatcCAGAGCGATTTCAAGGTGCCTGAGAAGGTTGCATGGTGGATCAG GCTTCGGGCACTTGTCGCAAAACGAGAGTGGGGTGAGATTGAGGATATTGCAAAGGCTAAGAAGAGTCCGATCGGATGGGCG CCTTTTTTCAACCTCACGCTACAGGCGGGTAATCCGCGCTTGGCGGCGGTGTTTGTGCCCAAGTGCACGGGCCTGGAGCCGGGAGAGACGATTACCATGTATGAGAAGTGCGGGCTTCGGGtgaaggcggcggaggaggctgtCAAGTTGAGGGATGCGGCGGCGTATGAGAG GGTTGGCGGTTCGACGTTTAAGAAGTAA
- a CDS encoding uncharacterized protein (BUSCO:EOG092D1UOB~MEROPS:MER0079232~antiSMASH:Cluster_7.9) has product MLRQFAARLQPRAAKVQPSRLLSTHSKFGALKTQVPRRSLATVAVEGIPKEPTELDEITTLSNGLRVASEALPGSFSGVGVYVEAGSRFENDSLRGVSHIMDRLAFKSTSKHSADEMLARVETLGGNIQCASSRESMMYQAATFNSAVPETVALLAETIRDPRITEDEVAEQIETARYEIAEIWSKPELILPELVHTAAFKDNTLGNPLLCPEERLEVIDRDTVKLYRDLFYRPERMVLAFAGVDHATAVKLAEEYFGDMNALPRTGSETSVDSLASDASASSSSSVSSSSSNSSSRLMSKIPLFKNISTSTPRNASVLSSPSEIDINQPSRYTGGFLSLPPQPPSLTGTNFTHIHLAFEGLPVASDDIYALATLQTLLGGGGSFSAGGPGKGMYSRLYTNVLNQHGWVESCVAFNHSYTDSGLFGISASCLPGHTSAMLDVMCQELRALTLERGISKLQEGEVTRAKNQLRSSLLMNLESRMVELEDLGRSVQVHKRKIPVREMCRRIENLTVRDLQRVAGMVMGGAVQNVGGGSGAPTVVVQEAQAYGVTTHAMTWDQIQDRIDGWKLGKRN; this is encoded by the exons ATGTTGCGACAATTTGCTGCTCGGTTGCAGCCTCGGGCCGCAAAGGTCCAGCCTTCAAGGCTGCTGAGTACGCATAGCAAGTTTGGTGCTCTGAAGACACAGGTGCCGAGACGGTCGTTGGCGACGGTGGCCGTGGAGGGAATACCAAAG GAGCCTACAGAATTGGACGAAATCACAACACTATCGAATGGCCTGCGAGTTGCTTCGGAAGCTCTGCCGGGCTCGTTTTCCGGAGTGGGAGTGTACGTCGAAGCTGGATCGCGATTCGAAAATGATTCCCTGCGAGGCGTTTCCCACATCATGGATCGATTAGCCTTCAAATCCACCTCCAAGCACTCCGCAGACGAAATGCTGGCCCGCGTGGAAACGCTCGGCGGAAACATCCAGTGCGCATCCTCGCGAGAGAGCATGATGTACCAGGCCGCCACCTTCAACAGCGCAGTCCCGGAAACTGTTGCGCTGCTGGCCGAGACGATTCGCGACCCGCGCATCACGGAGGACGAGGTGGCCGAGCAGATTGAGACTGCGCGGTACGAAATTGCTGAGATTTGGAGCAAGCCTGAGCTGATCCTGCCGGAGCTGGTGCACACGGCTGCGTTCAAGGATAATACGCTGGGGAACCCGCTGCTATGCCCCGAAGAGAGGCTGGAGGTCATTGATAGGGACACGGTGAAGCTGTATAGAGACTTGTTTTACCGACCTGAGAGAATGGTACTGGCGTTTGCGGGAGTGGATCACGCCACGGCAGTGAAGCTGGCGGAGGAGTACTTTGGCGATATGAATGCATTGCCGAGGACGGGGTCAGAAACCAGCGTGGACTCGCTTGCTAGCGACGCatcagcatcttcttcttcctcagtatcttcctcatcatcgaACTCCTCTTCACGATTAATGTCCAAGATTCCCCTCTTCAAGAACATCTCTACATCCACGCCCCGCAACGCCTCTGtgctctcctctccttcagAAATCGACATCAACCAGCCTTCTCGATATACCGGTGgattcctctctcttcctcctcagccGCCTTCTCTCACCGGCACAAACTTTACACACATTCATCTCGCCTTTGAGGGACTGCCTGTCGCTTCAGATGATATCTATGCGCTGGCAACACTGCAGACGCTGCTCGGTGGAGGAGGATCTTTCTCTGCCGGTGGGCCGGGCAAGGGCATGTACTCTCGCCTGTACACCAACGTGCTCAATCAGCACGGCTGGGTGGAATCATGCGTCGCCTTCAACCACTCATACACGGATTCCGGTCTGTTTGGAATTTCGGCATCCTGCCTGCCGGGACACACATCGGCCATGCTGGACGTCATGTGCCAGGAGCTCCGCGCCCTGACCCTCGAGCGGGGCATCTCGAAGCTCCAAGAGGGCGAGGTGACACGTGCCAAGAACCAGCTGCGGTCATCGCTGCTGATGAACCTGGAGAGCAGGATGGTGGAGCTGGAGGATCTGGGCCGGTCGGTGCAGGTGCACAAGCGCAAGATCCCCGTGCGGGAGATGTGCCGGCGGATCGAGAACCTGACGGTGAGGGACCTGCAGCGGGTGGCGGGCATGGTGATGGGCGGCGCGGTGCAGAACGTGGGTGGGGGCAGTGGCGCGCcgacggtggtggtgcagGAGGCGCAGGCGTATGGGGTGACGACGCATGCCATGACGTGGGATCAGATTCAGGATCGGATTGATGGGTGGAAGTTGGGGAAGAGGAACTGA
- a CDS encoding uncharacterized protein (BUSCO:EOG092D0T1H), giving the protein MDTLHARADWERVGDKWFRKTEQYTAVFGQDLDLDGYIVTGAPYAGALALWRDDTKLQAHRMGQSTKPAIEIYSLAGKKLRNIAWDSGAIKGLGWSEEESLLVVAADGNVRCYDMQGDFSHFSLGNGADNYGVESCRFYDNGLVALLGNNTLVTVSSYTEPRPKLLASVPAGEIHSWGIIAPNHTLSRSVEVLLSIGSTVYVVDATDCEDRFLDVGPFSHISVSPNGGFVNLYGKNGKAHVISSDFQERLFEHNSNSNTPPKYVEWCGSDAIIAWEDEVHVIGPGDESSSYIYDSTRVHVISEHDGARLITNDFCEFLERVPDDTLQAFGAASESSPASILLDAVKQLELQSPKADDYIQLIRPNLTEAVDTCVNAAGREFDPQWQKRLLKAASFGKSVLDIYNSDEFVDMCETLRVLNAVRSFEIGMPLSFQQYHRLTPERLIQRLIQRHEYLLALKIAGYLKLPTDRIYVSWASTKVRIGAQDDDTICRLVVERLSGKPGISFEEIARAAHHEGRTRLATELLNHEPRGGRQVPLLLDMEEDDLALDKAIESGDTDLILFVLAKLKKKLPLASFFRVINVRPTATALVESAAQLEGDNTLLKDMYYQDDRRIDGANVFIRESLRQPDARTASDKLALAAKLLSESKDTAAEVYVLKETTQLLRAQEALDRDLTDSFSGLSVNETIFKLIRLGYHGKAKKIQSDFKVPEKVAWWIRLRALVAKREWGEIEDIAKAKKSPIGWAVS; this is encoded by the exons ATGGACACCCTTCACGCAAGAGCCGACTGGGAGCGCGTAGGGGACAAGTGGTTCCGCAAGACAGAGCAGTATACCGCCGTCTTTGGCCAGGACCTGGATCTCGATGGCTACATCGTGACGGGCGCCCCGTACGCCGGTGCTCTGGCACTATGGAGGGACGACACCAAGCTCCAAGCCCACAGGATGGGACAGTCGACGAAGCCGGCTATCGAGATCTACAGCCTGGCGGGGAAGAAGCTGCGGAACATCGCCTGGGACAGCGGGGCTATCAAGGGGCTGGGCTGGTCTGAGGAAGAGTCGTTGCTTGTTGTTGCGGCGGATGGCAATGTGAGGTGCTACGATATGCAGGGAGATTTCAGTCACTTCTCGTTAGGAAACGGGGCGGATAACTATGGGGTGGAGTCCTGCCG GTTTTACGACAACGGCCTAGTTGCCTTGCTGGGAAACAACACATTAGTGACGGTATCATCATATACAGAGCCACGGCCAAAGCTTCTTGCGTCTGTGCCAGCGGGTGAGATCCACTCATGGGGTATCATTGCACCAAACCACACGCTTTCTCGCTCGGTGGAAGTGCTACTCAGTATTGGGTCAACTGTTTACGTGGTCGACGCTACGGACTGCGAAGACAGATTCCTGGATGTTGGGCCCTTTTCACATATCAGCGTTTCGCCGAATGGCGGGTTTGTCAATCTCTATGGGAAGAATGGCAAGGCGCACGTCATATCGAGCGACTTCCAGGAGAGGCTATTCGAACACAACTCCAACTCAAATACCCCGCCCAAGTATGTGGAGTGGTGTGGTAGCGATGCTATCATTGCTTGGGAGGACGAGGTTCATGTTATTGGACCCGGGGATGAGTCTTCATCTTATATATACGACAGCACTCGGGTGCATGTTATATCTG agcacGACGGCGCTAGGTTAATAACAAACGACTTTTGCGAATTCTTAGAAAGGGTACCGGACGACACACTGCAAGCATTTGGCGCCGCCTCAGAATCATCCCCTGCATCCATCTTGCTTGATGCCGTTAAACAACTTGAGCTTCAATCCCCAAAGGCAGACGATTACATCCAGCTTATTCGGCCAAACCTGACTGAAGCTGTCGACACGTGTGTTAATGCCGCCGGTCGAGAGTTTGATCCCCAGTGGCAGAAGCGACTCCTGAAAGCTGCATCCTTTGGCAAATCGGTGCTAGACATTTACAACAGTGATGAGTTTGTCGATATGTGCGAGACACTACGGGTTCTCAACGCTGTGCGGAGCTTTGAAATTGGAATGCCCTTATCCTTCCAACAGTATCACAGGCTGACGCCTGAACGACTAATTCAACGACTAATTCAGCGGCACGAATATTTGCTAGCGCTAAAGATTGCCGGTTACTTGAAGCTTCCGACAGATCGCATCTATGTTAGTTGGGCATCTACTAAAGTCCGAATTGGCGCTCAAGACGACGATACCATCTGTCGATTGGTCGTGGAGAGACTGTCAGGGAAGCCAGGCATTTCTTTTGAAGAGATTGCAAGAGCGGCACATCACGAGGGCCGAACCCGTTTAGCCACAGAACTGCTGAATCACGAACCGCGTGGTGGAAGACAAGTTCCTCTTCTCCTAGAtatggaggaggatgatCTAGCTTTGGACAAAGCCATTGAAAGCGGCGATACTGACCTCattctcttcgtcctcgcaaagctgaagaagaagctacCACTAGCCTCATTCTTCCGAGTAATCAACGTTCGGCCAACAGCGACGGCACTGGTAGAATCTGCTGCCCAATTAGAAGGAGATAATACCCTTCTGAAAGACATGTACTACCAGGATGACAGGCGAATTGATGGCGCCAACGTTTTCATCCGTGAATCGCTCCGTCAGCCGGATGCGCGCACGGCATCCGAtaagctggcgctggcggctaAGCTTCTCTCAGAGTCAAAGGACACAGCGGCAGAGGTGTATGTGCTCAAGGAGACGACGCAGCTCCTTCGTGCGCAAGAGGCGCTAGACCGCGATTTGACAGACTCCTTCTCGGGACTTAGCGTCAACGAGACGATATTCAAGCTGATCCGGCTCGGGTATCACGggaaggcaaagaagatcCAGAGCGATTTCAAGGTGCCTGAGAAGGTTGCATGGTGGATCAG GCTTCGGGCACTTGTCGCAAAACGAGAGTGGGGTGAGATTGAGGATATTGCAAAGGCTAAGAAGAGTCCGATCGGATGGGCGGTAAGTTGA